A genomic window from Candidatus Kryptobacter tengchongensis includes:
- a CDS encoding DNA-directed RNA polymerase subunit beta', producing the protein MEKLQILKEGLLKKKQITKVSIKLASPDTILQWSRGEVTKPETINYRTYKPERDGLFCEKIFGPVKDWECHCGKYKRIRYRGVVCDRCGVEVTQRSVRRERMGHIELAVPVVHIWYLRSVPSKIGSLLGMSTKDLEKIVYYESYVVIKPGKTGLKEKDLITEEQYQEILEKFPDNDKLPDDHPDKFIAKMGGEAIRDLLKNLDIEQLSIELKEQLAQESSEQKKYEILKRLKVVEAFNQKQVIRGKEEFINRPEWMVLTIIPVIPPELRPLVPLEGGRFATSDLNDLYRRVIIRNNRLKRLKEIKAPEIILRNEKRMLQEAVDALLDNSRRVNAVKADTNRPLKSLSDILKGKQGRFRQNLLGKRVDYSGRSVIVVGPELKLHQCGLPKDMAVELFKPFLIRKLMEYGYAKAARTAKRIIERKDPIIWGLLEKIVDSHPVLLNRAPTLHRLGIQAFQPVLTDAKAIQLHPLVCVAFNADFDGDQMAVHVPLSYEAQLEARILMLSSHNLLKPADGKPITIATQDIVLGLYYLTKEREGEPGQGKLFSSPEEVIIAYNSGKLGLHAKIKVRMLNQTTGKYEIVETTTGRVIFNQIVPKEIGFINEVLTKKKLTDLIAKIYKKYGNVRTAEFLDEMKDMGYYYATKSGISIGVPDVIVPEEKEAIIAEYQKRVDAHYNEYLEGEITDTERYNKVIDEWSAATEKVAKALFDKLSKVNQGFNPLFVMLDSGARGSKDQVRQLGGMRGLMQKPQKGMTGQPYEMIEHPILSNFREGLSIWEYFLSTHGARKGLADTALKTSDAGYLTRRLVDVAQDVVVTEEDCGTVRGITITALKEEGGEEVRVTLADRIIGRVALHDIYHPVTGEIIVEAGQEIDEDLAQKIEEAGIEEVEVRSVLTCEAKYGVCVKCYGRNLATGRMVEVGEAVGIIAAQSIGEPGTQLTLRTFHTGGSVAGAGYRSSKIFAKNDGKVKFVNLKYIEYEKATDEGVEKVLRVMSKQGYIIVEDEKRSELSKKYAVPYGADLKVKNGQLVKKGEELYETDPYNSLILAEKSGRVELIDFIPDVTYREEADETTGHMQWVIIEAKDKTKVPRIKIITSKGEEHYQPIPARALVNPEISNGVYIKAGDVIAKIPREQAKIRDITGGLPKVVNLFEARTPNDPAELAEIDGVVSVKTEKNYYIVKITSDDGQFEKTYQIPQTKHLIVEDGDRVYAGDRLTDGPIDPHKVLSIKGINAVQQYLVNEIQDVYRNEGVEINDKHIEVIVRQMMRKVKITNSGDTKFLERDIVDKDLVDEENNRIRNMVVITNKGDSKYKVGQIKLKTEVDKENDILRKKRKRPAEYRPAKGAEFEPVLLGITNAALTTESWISAASFQETTRVLTDAAIDAKVDNLRGLKENVVVGQLIPAGTGFRNEQKDYRDVRVMLKETAKEIEKAEEEKEKVAEKKAASL; encoded by the coding sequence ATGGAAAAATTGCAAATTTTAAAAGAAGGTCTTTTGAAGAAAAAGCAGATCACAAAAGTTTCAATTAAACTTGCAAGCCCTGACACAATACTTCAATGGTCTCGTGGTGAGGTTACAAAGCCTGAAACGATAAATTACAGAACATATAAACCAGAAAGAGATGGACTTTTCTGCGAGAAGATATTTGGACCTGTTAAAGACTGGGAATGTCATTGCGGAAAATACAAAAGAATAAGATATCGGGGGGTTGTATGTGATAGATGCGGTGTTGAGGTTACGCAAAGAAGCGTGAGACGTGAAAGAATGGGGCACATTGAGCTTGCTGTGCCTGTTGTGCATATATGGTATCTGAGGTCTGTCCCAAGCAAAATTGGTTCATTGCTTGGAATGTCAACAAAAGATCTTGAGAAAATAGTTTATTATGAGTCGTATGTTGTTATAAAACCTGGTAAAACAGGTTTGAAAGAAAAGGATCTTATAACAGAGGAACAATATCAAGAAATACTTGAGAAGTTCCCTGATAACGATAAATTGCCTGATGATCATCCTGATAAGTTTATTGCGAAGATGGGTGGAGAAGCGATAAGAGATCTTTTGAAAAATCTTGACATTGAACAGTTATCAATTGAATTAAAAGAGCAATTAGCTCAGGAGTCCTCCGAACAGAAAAAATATGAGATTTTGAAACGACTAAAAGTAGTTGAAGCGTTTAATCAAAAGCAGGTCATAAGGGGTAAAGAGGAGTTTATAAACAGACCTGAGTGGATGGTTTTAACAATAATTCCTGTTATCCCACCAGAGCTGAGACCGCTTGTTCCTCTTGAGGGTGGACGCTTTGCTACGAGCGATTTGAACGATCTCTATCGTAGGGTTATAATCAGAAATAATAGATTGAAGAGATTAAAGGAGATAAAAGCGCCAGAGATAATCCTCAGAAACGAAAAAAGAATGCTACAGGAGGCAGTTGATGCCCTGCTTGATAATTCAAGGCGTGTGAACGCTGTAAAAGCAGATACAAATAGACCTCTCAAATCCCTGTCTGATATTCTAAAGGGCAAGCAAGGTAGATTTAGACAGAATTTGCTTGGTAAAAGAGTTGATTATTCAGGTCGTTCTGTCATTGTCGTTGGACCTGAGTTAAAACTTCATCAGTGTGGATTGCCGAAGGATATGGCTGTTGAATTGTTTAAACCATTTTTGATTCGCAAGCTGATGGAGTATGGTTATGCAAAAGCAGCACGCACAGCGAAGAGGATAATTGAAAGGAAAGATCCTATCATTTGGGGATTACTTGAAAAGATTGTTGATAGTCATCCTGTCCTATTGAACCGTGCTCCGACATTGCATCGGCTCGGGATACAGGCATTTCAGCCTGTTTTAACAGATGCAAAAGCTATTCAGTTGCATCCACTCGTTTGTGTAGCTTTCAATGCTGACTTTGATGGTGACCAGATGGCGGTTCATGTCCCGCTTTCATATGAGGCTCAACTTGAGGCAAGGATATTGATGCTCTCAAGCCATAATTTGCTCAAACCTGCTGATGGCAAACCAATTACAATCGCAACTCAAGATATCGTTCTTGGACTTTATTATCTGACTAAAGAAAGAGAAGGGGAACCAGGTCAAGGTAAACTTTTCTCATCGCCTGAAGAAGTAATAATTGCATATAACAGCGGTAAACTTGGGCTACATGCAAAGATCAAAGTTAGAATGTTAAATCAAACGACAGGAAAATATGAGATTGTTGAGACAACAACTGGTAGAGTTATTTTTAATCAGATTGTCCCGAAGGAAATTGGATTTATCAATGAGGTCTTGACGAAGAAGAAACTCACGGATCTGATAGCGAAAATTTACAAAAAGTATGGAAATGTTAGAACAGCTGAATTCCTTGATGAGATGAAGGATATGGGATATTACTATGCGACAAAGTCTGGAATTTCAATTGGTGTCCCTGATGTGATAGTCCCTGAAGAAAAAGAAGCTATAATTGCTGAATATCAGAAACGAGTTGACGCTCATTATAATGAATATCTTGAGGGAGAGATTACCGATACAGAAAGGTATAATAAAGTTATTGATGAATGGTCGGCAGCTACAGAGAAAGTTGCAAAGGCGTTGTTTGATAAACTTTCCAAGGTAAATCAGGGATTTAATCCACTTTTTGTCATGCTTGATTCGGGTGCCCGTGGATCAAAGGATCAGGTAAGGCAACTTGGTGGAATGCGTGGCTTAATGCAAAAGCCACAAAAAGGTATGACTGGGCAACCTTATGAGATGATTGAGCATCCAATTCTTTCAAATTTCCGTGAAGGTCTTTCAATATGGGAATACTTCCTTTCAACGCACGGCGCAAGGAAAGGTCTTGCAGATACAGCTCTTAAAACATCCGATGCAGGTTATCTTACAAGGCGTTTGGTTGATGTCGCACAAGATGTTGTCGTAACGGAGGAAGACTGCGGAACTGTCAGGGGAATTACTATCACAGCCCTGAAAGAAGAAGGTGGTGAAGAAGTTAGAGTTACACTCGCAGACAGAATTATCGGAAGGGTTGCTTTGCATGATATCTATCATCCTGTCACTGGGGAAATAATTGTTGAGGCAGGACAAGAAATTGATGAAGATCTAGCTCAAAAAATTGAAGAAGCTGGAATAGAAGAAGTTGAAGTTCGTTCTGTCCTCACATGTGAAGCCAAATATGGCGTTTGTGTAAAGTGCTATGGTAGAAATCTTGCTACAGGTAGAATGGTGGAAGTTGGTGAAGCAGTTGGGATAATCGCTGCCCAGTCAATAGGTGAGCCAGGAACACAGCTTACGCTTAGAACTTTCCACACAGGTGGTAGCGTTGCGGGTGCTGGATATAGATCGTCAAAGATCTTCGCTAAAAACGATGGTAAGGTTAAATTTGTAAATCTAAAGTACATTGAGTATGAAAAGGCAACAGATGAAGGAGTAGAAAAGGTTCTGCGTGTGATGTCAAAGCAAGGATATATTATAGTTGAAGATGAGAAACGAAGTGAGCTTTCTAAAAAATATGCCGTTCCTTATGGTGCCGACCTTAAAGTGAAAAATGGGCAACTTGTCAAGAAGGGAGAAGAACTCTATGAAACCGACCCGTATAACTCTCTCATTCTTGCAGAGAAGTCAGGAAGAGTTGAACTTATTGATTTTATTCCTGATGTCACATATCGTGAGGAAGCGGATGAGACAACAGGGCATATGCAGTGGGTTATAATAGAAGCAAAGGATAAAACTAAAGTTCCAAGAATTAAAATTATAACATCAAAAGGTGAAGAGCATTATCAACCGATCCCAGCCAGGGCGCTTGTGAATCCGGAAATTAGCAATGGAGTGTATATCAAAGCTGGTGATGTTATAGCTAAAATCCCAAGAGAACAAGCAAAGATCAGAGATATAACCGGTGGATTGCCGAAGGTTGTAAATCTTTTTGAAGCAAGAACCCCTAATGATCCAGCAGAACTTGCTGAAATTGATGGCGTTGTAAGCGTTAAAACGGAGAAAAATTATTACATCGTCAAGATAACAAGCGACGATGGGCAGTTTGAAAAAACCTATCAAATACCACAGACAAAACATCTTATTGTTGAAGATGGTGACCGTGTTTATGCAGGTGATAGATTAACAGACGGTCCAATTGACCCGCATAAAGTTCTAAGCATAAAGGGAATCAATGCAGTTCAGCAGTATCTTGTTAATGAGATCCAAGATGTTTATAGAAATGAAGGTGTTGAAATTAATGACAAGCATATTGAAGTAATCGTCAGGCAAATGATGCGTAAGGTTAAAATTACAAATTCGGGTGATACAAAGTTCCTTGAGAGAGATATAGTTGATAAAGATTTAGTTGACGAGGAAAACAACAGGATAAGGAATATGGTTGTTATAACAAACAAGGGTGATTCAAAGTATAAAGTTGGGCAAATAAAACTGAAGACTGAAGTTGACAAGGAAAACGATATATTAAGAAAGAAAAGAAAAAGACCTGCAGAATATCGTCCCGCAAAAGGTGCTGAATTTGAACCTGTATTGCTTGGTATAACCAATGCTGCTTTGACAACCGAAAGCTGGATTTCGGCAGCTTCGTTCCAGGAAACCACGCGGGTTCTGACAGATGCAGCAATAGATGCAAAGGTGGATAATCTGCGCGGTTTAAAAGAAAATGTTGTCGTTGGTCAACTTATACCTGCTGGAACAGGCTTCAGAAACGAGCAGAAAGATTACCGTGATGTCAGAGTTATGTTAAAGGAAACTGCAAAGGAAATTGAAAAAGCCGAGGAAGAAAAAGAGAAAGTCGCTGAAAAGAAAGCAGCATCATTGTGA
- a CDS encoding DNA-directed RNA polymerase subunit beta produces the protein MAKKREITATGRISFGKIKPVLDYPDLLEIQLKSFKEFLQEDVPPSKREDKGLQAVFKANFPVTDSKEVFVLDFIEYYIDKPKYTIEECKERGLTYAVPLKAKLRLSSKLDPSHADYVETIEQDVFLGNLPYMTERGTFIINGAERVVVNQLQRSPGVFFDETVFPNGLKTYQAQIIPLKGSWIEFTTDVMDMMYVYIDRKRKFYVTTLLRALGYSSDEDILKLFELVEEIPVNSSTQAKLIGRIVASDVVDLKTGEIIITRNSEITVDDLERINSANIKTLLVWKEGDSDVKDIILKTMDKDAIKSEKEAIEHIYKQLRLGEAQDMETAKSIIEKWFFNPKRYDLSVVGRYKINSRLNLNVPLNQTTLTKEDVVAIIKYLVHLQSGKERIDDVDHLGNRRVRTVAEQLVQVLNAAFARMARTIKERLNLRETDKLTPQDLVNSRIIANALNAFFGTSQLSQFMDQTNPLAEITHKRRVSALGPGGLTRERAGIEVRDVHYTQYGRLCPIETPEGPNIGLIASLAVFARINEFGFIETPYRKVKNGRVTDEIEYLTADEEERVIIAQANAPIDSNGRFLVDKVKARKGGDFVVVSPNEVQYMDISPNQIVSVSASLIPFLEHDDANRALMGSNMQRQAVPLLRPEAPLVGTGFEDKVARDSRMMIVAEGDGVVKYVDATKIIVEYDHKKGSIEEILSFDDKYTVEYKLTKFSRSNQDTCINQKPVVRVGQRVKAGDVLADGPAIDHGELALGRNVLVAFMPWRGYNFEDAIIVSEKLVAEDAFTSVHIEEFELSVHDTRRGEEEFTREIPNVSEEAIKDLDENGIVKVGTYVKEGDILIGKITPKAETEPTPEEKLLRAIFGEKAGEVKDASLRASPGLRGVVIATKLFQRKKKDAESKKQEKKLIDGIEKKRKKLIDEAKEKLAEKLGRLLEDETSLGIRNKKGEVVIRSGVNLRPEVFKSRIDELDDLDYDGEWVESSKKNMLKKQLYENYLKKLQDIETQAKIEKYKVQVDELQPGVVQLARVYVAKKRRLQVGDKMAGRHGNKGVIAKVAPVEDMPFLPDGTPVDIVLNPLGVPSRMNLGQLFETALGWAAKKLGVKYASPIFDGATWEDIQEELKKAGLPETGKTILYDGRTGEPFDQEVTVGYIYMMKLIHMVEDKIHARSIGPYSLITQQPLGGKAQFGGQRLGEMEVWALEAYGAAYTLQEMLTYKSDDIQGRSKAYEAIVKGDNLPEPGIPESFNVLVRELQGLGLDVRIE, from the coding sequence TTGGCAAAGAAAAGAGAAATAACAGCAACGGGGAGAATTTCATTTGGAAAAATTAAGCCTGTGCTTGATTATCCTGATTTGCTTGAGATCCAGCTTAAATCTTTTAAAGAGTTTCTTCAAGAAGATGTTCCACCCAGCAAGAGAGAAGATAAGGGTTTACAGGCGGTTTTTAAAGCGAATTTCCCTGTAACTGACTCAAAAGAAGTTTTCGTGCTTGATTTTATTGAGTATTATATTGATAAACCTAAATACACGATTGAAGAATGTAAAGAGCGAGGTTTAACATATGCTGTTCCATTGAAAGCTAAGTTGCGCCTTTCTTCCAAACTTGATCCAAGTCATGCTGATTATGTTGAGACAATTGAACAGGATGTTTTCCTTGGTAATTTGCCTTATATGACTGAAAGAGGCACATTCATTATAAATGGCGCCGAAAGGGTTGTCGTAAATCAATTACAAAGATCACCGGGGGTTTTCTTTGATGAAACGGTTTTCCCGAATGGGTTAAAGACATATCAAGCGCAAATAATTCCTTTGAAGGGTTCATGGATTGAGTTCACAACCGATGTTATGGATATGATGTATGTTTACATTGATAGAAAGAGGAAATTTTATGTTACAACTCTTTTGAGGGCGCTTGGGTATTCATCTGATGAAGATATATTGAAATTATTTGAACTTGTTGAGGAAATACCTGTTAATAGTTCAACACAGGCGAAATTGATAGGCAGGATCGTTGCATCTGATGTTGTTGACTTAAAGACAGGAGAGATAATTATTACAAGAAATTCTGAAATAACTGTAGATGATCTTGAGAGGATTAACTCTGCAAATATCAAAACCTTGCTTGTATGGAAAGAGGGTGATTCGGATGTTAAGGATATAATTTTAAAAACAATGGACAAAGATGCGATAAAGAGCGAAAAGGAAGCGATTGAACATATTTACAAGCAGTTGCGACTTGGAGAGGCTCAGGATATGGAAACGGCAAAGAGTATAATTGAGAAATGGTTCTTTAATCCAAAACGCTATGATTTAAGCGTTGTTGGAAGATACAAGATCAATTCACGACTTAACCTTAATGTTCCGTTAAATCAGACAACGTTAACTAAGGAAGATGTTGTTGCGATTATAAAATATCTTGTTCATTTGCAAAGTGGTAAAGAAAGGATTGATGATGTTGATCATCTTGGAAATCGCAGAGTAAGGACAGTAGCTGAACAACTTGTTCAGGTATTGAATGCGGCGTTTGCGAGGATGGCCCGCACGATAAAGGAGAGATTAAATTTAAGGGAGACTGATAAGCTTACACCTCAGGATCTTGTCAATTCAAGGATTATAGCCAACGCATTAAATGCATTTTTCGGCACAAGCCAGTTATCTCAATTTATGGATCAGACAAACCCGCTTGCCGAGATAACGCATAAAAGAAGGGTTAGCGCACTTGGTCCAGGTGGATTGACAAGAGAAAGAGCGGGTATTGAGGTCCGTGATGTTCATTACACTCAATACGGGAGACTATGTCCTATTGAAACACCTGAGGGTCCAAATATTGGTTTGATTGCTTCGCTTGCTGTTTTTGCCAGAATAAATGAGTTTGGTTTTATTGAAACTCCATATAGAAAAGTTAAAAATGGTCGTGTTACAGATGAAATTGAATATCTTACGGCTGACGAAGAGGAAAGAGTCATAATCGCACAGGCGAACGCTCCAATTGATTCAAATGGTAGATTTCTTGTTGATAAGGTCAAGGCAAGGAAAGGAGGAGATTTCGTTGTTGTATCGCCCAATGAGGTTCAGTATATGGATATCTCGCCGAATCAGATAGTTAGTGTGTCTGCTTCCCTCATTCCATTTCTTGAGCATGATGACGCAAACCGTGCCCTTATGGGTTCAAACATGCAAAGACAAGCAGTTCCACTTCTAAGACCCGAAGCACCACTTGTTGGAACTGGATTTGAGGATAAAGTTGCTCGCGATTCAAGGATGATGATAGTCGCAGAGGGTGATGGCGTAGTTAAATATGTTGATGCAACTAAGATTATAGTTGAGTATGATCATAAGAAAGGAAGTATTGAGGAAATTTTGAGTTTTGATGATAAATACACAGTTGAGTATAAGTTGACAAAATTTTCAAGATCAAATCAGGATACATGTATAAACCAGAAACCAGTTGTCAGGGTTGGACAAAGGGTTAAAGCTGGAGATGTTCTTGCTGACGGACCTGCAATTGACCATGGTGAACTTGCCCTTGGAAGGAATGTACTTGTTGCTTTTATGCCATGGAGAGGTTATAATTTTGAAGACGCTATAATTGTGAGCGAGAAACTTGTTGCTGAGGATGCTTTCACATCAGTTCATATAGAAGAATTTGAGCTTTCGGTCCACGATACGCGTCGTGGCGAGGAAGAATTCACCAGGGAAATTCCAAATGTAAGTGAGGAAGCTATAAAAGATCTTGATGAAAATGGTATAGTTAAAGTTGGGACATATGTTAAGGAGGGCGATATCTTAATTGGTAAAATAACTCCGAAAGCGGAGACTGAACCAACGCCTGAGGAAAAACTTTTGAGAGCGATATTTGGAGAGAAGGCTGGGGAAGTTAAAGATGCATCATTAAGGGCAAGTCCGGGGTTGAGGGGTGTTGTGATTGCGACGAAGCTTTTCCAGCGCAAAAAGAAGGATGCTGAATCAAAAAAGCAGGAAAAGAAACTTATTGACGGAATAGAAAAGAAAAGAAAGAAGTTAATTGATGAGGCGAAAGAAAAATTAGCAGAAAAACTTGGGCGGTTGCTTGAAGATGAAACATCACTTGGGATAAGAAATAAAAAGGGTGAAGTTGTTATAAGAAGCGGAGTTAATTTAAGACCGGAGGTTTTCAAGTCGCGTATTGACGAACTTGACGACCTTGATTATGATGGTGAGTGGGTTGAAAGTTCAAAGAAGAACATGTTGAAAAAGCAGTTATATGAAAATTATTTAAAGAAGTTACAAGATATTGAAACGCAAGCGAAGATTGAAAAGTATAAAGTTCAGGTTGATGAACTTCAGCCTGGTGTTGTCCAGCTTGCTCGTGTTTATGTTGCAAAGAAGAGAAGATTACAAGTTGGGGATAAGATGGCGGGTCGGCACGGGAATAAAGGTGTTATAGCAAAAGTTGCTCCCGTTGAAGATATGCCTTTCCTTCCGGATGGGACACCAGTTGATATCGTTTTAAATCCGCTTGGTGTGCCTTCAAGAATGAATTTAGGGCAATTGTTTGAGACCGCTCTTGGGTGGGCTGCGAAAAAACTTGGCGTCAAATATGCAAGCCCCATATTTGACGGTGCAACATGGGAGGACATCCAAGAAGAACTCAAAAAAGCAGGCTTGCCTGAAACAGGGAAAACAATTCTCTATGATGGCAGAACTGGAGAACCTTTTGATCAAGAGGTTACCGTTGGATACATTTATATGATGAAACTTATCCATATGGTTGAAGATAAAATTCACGCAAGATCAATCGGTCCATATTCACTTATCACGCAGCAACCGCTTGGTGGAAAAGCTCAGTTTGGTGGTCAAAGACTTGGAGAAATGGAAGTATGGGCTCTTGAGGCTTATGGTGCAGCTTACACTCTACAAGAAATGTTAACTTACAAATCTGACGACATTCAGGGTCGTTCAAAAGCCTATGAAGCAATAGTTAAAGGTGATAATTTACCTGAGCCAGGGATTCCCGAATCGTTTAATGTTCTGGTTCGTGAGCTTCAAGGACTTGGTCTTGATGTGAGAATTGAATAA